The following DNA comes from Macaca thibetana thibetana isolate TM-01 chromosome 14, ASM2454274v1, whole genome shotgun sequence.
ctcctggaAATGACAGCAGGATACCTCCCCATGGGGGGCTGATACAGAAGGGATGGCTGGAAGGGGTGGAGGGGACCCTCAGAGACTAGATTTGATAGGGAGAAATTGATACACAGGAGATATCTGAGGCTGGGGCCTGCTTCCCTAATGCAAGTCAGCCTCCCTGCCACCAACCCTCTGATGCCCACCCCAGTCCTGGTCTCTGCTCCTCTGGGGTCCCGGGGCCTAGTACCCTACTTATAGCTTTTTCTGTCTGCCCGTGTTTTGCTGAGAGGAAACTCTGGTCCTCACTGGAATAGCCCTTTGTGTCTGATCCTCTTGATACTCACTTTTGAACTTGGGGTGTCAAGGACCAGAGCCCCCCTTGTCAGGGTATAGCTCTGTCAGGGTCCAGGGAGTTTAGAGAGCCCAGGACTGCTGTGGTGTGAGAAGGGAACATTTCAGCCTGGGGCTCACATGGACTGGTGGGGACTAGGCTCTGGGCCTATTTAGGACTCAGTCCTAAGCTCCAGGGCtttctgggggctgggaggggaaAGGGCAGATAGGGAGGCAGGTGAGACTATTCCTGGGCATGGGTGAGCCCCATCTTAgaccttcctctcttcccttggcAGAGCCCAAACCCAGCCCTCACATTCTGCGTGAAGACCCATGACCGGCTGTACTACATGGTGGCCCCATCTGCAGAGGCCATGCGCATCTGGATGGATGTCATCGTCACAGGGGCTGAGGGCTACACTCAGTTCATGAACTAACTGCTGTGGGCCTCCTGGCAGAGCACAACTGAGGCTTTTGTGTAAGAAGACTTTAATATTCTGTAAAGAGCTTGGTCCTGTGAGTTTCTGGGCTCTGGCCTCCTGAAGAACCAGCCAGAAGAAGAAAAGTGGAGGTGGCTTTGCTGCCTCCTGGGAGCCCAGAACTTGCAGTAACCCTTTAGGGTCCTGCCCCGGGCCCAGCCAGGGCTGAGGAGCTGTTACAGAGAGGGCCTCAGCTCCGACCTGACACCTGCTCTCCCcagcctgttttctcttttctaaaagaCAAATTATGGTACCATAAGCTGCCAAAGAtcccctcctgcctcagaccccttTGCCAGGGGCTTTGGGGGCTGAGCAGAACCACATCCAGAGTGGGGTAATAGCTCAGGCAGCCCACTTCCCACTTCTCAAACCCCACTCTGCCCCATTGTTCTCCTTTCCCATATCCTTTGTATCACCTTGCTCAAGGGCCAGAGATCTCAAGTGTCATCCTTGAGGTCCCAGCTCCATCCCCTAGTTGCAGACCCATCACCATGGTTACCATAGCGACTGCTTCATTGCCATGGTTACATACTAATTGCTGCAGCTCTGTGGCCCAGCCCACTGCTTCAGCTATGGGCCATCTGAGGGTACGTGCCATCATCTCTCCAGCCCAGGCCCCTGGGCATCTCATGCTGGGGGAAAGGGACTGAACACCTGTTCCCTGCCCCATGCCTGTGTCTTCAGCCCTTATGCACAGCCTACCAGCCCCCCAGTCCAGCCCTCTCCCTTCCACTGGTGCCTTGCTTAGAGCCAGAAGGGATGAAGCCGGGGGATCTAGGGAACAGAGGAGGAGCAATGCGGTTGGGAGGGGAAGCTAGAAAGGTTATAGTTGAGTTCTGTACAGGGTCGAGTTTCCGACAGGGAAAGAGGATTCCTCCGATGCTCCTAGAGGGAAAGCCTGAGCAGGAGATGATGCAGCAGAGGGGAAGGGCCCTGTGGTGCCACTGCCCTTCCTTCAGCCTCCGAAGGGCGATGGAAATGGAGAGTGGAGGACCAGGCCTCCAGCTGTCCGGCCTCGCCCTTCACGCCTTAACACAAAGCccacctccccttctctccttcccagcaTTAAGCCCTTGGTTGCGTGGGCCCAGGCTGGGGGTTTTCAGTATTTGTAAGCATTTCAGCAGAACAATAAAGCCTTTGGACTACGGAAGTGAGTGGAAGGCTGGAGGTGTGGGACTTGGCGCTGGGGCACTTGGGGTAGGAGGGATAGGTCTTCCCCCTAGAGCAGGATTTCCACCCTGTTCAAGGTTCCAGGAGGGAGCTAGGCCCTAACCCATGACCTCCAGGTCATGAACCTGCCCCTCACTTCACTCTGAGGACAGGCTGGGAGGTAGGAGGGCATGAAGAGGCAGGGGAAGATGGGAACTGGTGCAGAGATTTAATGGGACAGGAGCTGGGGCCAGGTGAAGAGGGGAGGGCTGTCACCGTGACAGGAGGCTGAACAGGAGGCTGGGCAGAAGGGTGGCCGCCAGGCAGTGGGGCTCCAGGAAAGCCAGCTGGGACCCTGAGGTCAGCCGGTCACCATAGCGGTCCAGCAGCATCAGGACCACGCCATTCGTCCAGCCAAAGCCCTCCTGGGAGAGGCAGGGCAGTGGGGCCCGGTTTCTGGGGAAGCCCCAGACCCTTGGTGGGGGCTGTGGGCTCTCTCCCCAGGGGCACTGGCCCTGCCTAACCCCAGCAGTACAGGAAGCACCAGTCAGCTCGTCCCCTGGGCCGACATGCAGGTGAGCAcacaggcctggggtgggggtcgtgggcagcagagcccaggagttccctGTAGGGCATTGGCCAGCCCACCCCTGGCCTGCTCACCTGAACTTCATACTCTCCTCCCCCACCAGGCTGTCCACCGTTGCTGATGTCATACTGGGGACAAGCGGGTGGGGTGTAGGTCAGGCACTGCCCCCAGCTCCAGGAACAACAAACAACCGGAGCCCTTGGGGAGAAGCTGCTCTGCCTGCCCAGCAGCCCCTGCAGTGCCCAGGAGCGGCCACTGGGTGCCGCCACCATCCCAGCTGTGCTGGCCCTGGGCCCTGCTGCCAAGCCTGACCCACCTCAACACTGGGACGCCCTGGGGGTGGCGGGAGGGCTCAGGCCAGCTCACCTTCTCATACATGGCTGACTTTTGCGAGTAGACATCAAAGTTGGTTCGGATCCAATTCTGAGCCAGCTGGAAAGCCACTTCCTGGGCCCGAGGTAAAGGTGCCTTGGCCAGGCCTAGACCCCATCGGAGGCAGGACTCAACCTCCAGGTTTCCCATCCCAGACAGAGCAGAGCCTGCACCCTACTCTCCCCAAGGAGGGAAAGAGGCCTGGGTCCTAAGACTTCCTTTCTGAGACCACGGGCCAAACTGCCCTTAATCGAGGGCGATGGTTTGAAGGGCAAACAGGACTGATTGCACTGGACAGGTCGGGTGGACATAAATGTTTGCCGAGTGGAGGCCAGGAGAGCAGAGGAGTGAGAGAAAGGACACAGGGCCTGCATCTTTTGTTAACACCTCCCCAGCACCAGGGAGGCCCACCTCTACACCCTGGGGAGGGCCCTTGGCTGTGCCAGCCCTGCCTCCTTACCTCTGATGACCAGGTCCTGCAGGGGGGCCCAGGCATTGGGGGAATCCCACTGCTGGCCTGTCTTCTGGAGAGAGGTCGGGATTCCATACTGGTAAGTCAGGATCCGGCTGTCCTAGAAGGTCCCAGACATTCCCATGACTGTGAGTGGGGCTGGACTGGGAGCCAGGACAGATACTGGGCCCCACAGGAAGCCAGATGTCCCCTTCTTGACTCTTTTCTTCTTGGCTCACAGCTGCCCCCCGGTAGCTCCGCAGGACCCGCAGGCTGGGACAAGAGGCACAGCCGGAGGAAGCGGCCTCCCCTGCAGGTCCTGCTCAGGGTCGGGAGGGGGCGGTGCTGCCTGCAGTGGACCCGAGCCacctgctgtgtcctcacctcCAGGTATTTCAGAGCCTTGTCCGCCACGCCAGGGTCAGAGAAACACCCAGCCCAGAGTGGAGTGAGGTTGGATGGGTAAAACTCTTGGTTCTTCTTCTTGTTCTCAAGGTCGTAGTCGAACCAGGCACCGGTCTCCTCATCCCACAGGACTGCATTCAGGGCGGCCAAGCGCTGCGCCCGCAGGGTTCTGTACTTTGTGGCCTGGGAGTCGTTGCCTGGGGTAGTGCTGCCTTTAGACCCAGTAGCCAGCGCCCTGCCTGCGGGCCCCAAGCCCTTCGTGGCTCTACTTTGGCCTCCACCCTTTGTGTTTCTCTGCAAGGGCTAAGACACCCTGATGACCAAGGGGATGTGCCGACCTGGAACCGACCACACTTCTGGTCTCTAGGTCCTGGAATTTCCTGAGCATATGGCCCCACACTGCTCCCAGGGAACCACTGGAGCTGATCTGTCCCAGGGTCTATCCTCCCAAGGGTATTGGCTGAGTGGATTCCCCTAGCTCTCAGGGGGTCAAGAACAGCTGTCTGAGGAGAGGGAGTGGATGGATTTTGGATGTGTGGACTAGGGTTCCCCTCACAGACCCTAGAGACCCTCACagtaagaaagggaggaagaggggattAGGGTGGGCTCCGTTTGTCCTCTTGTCTGGTACACAAATGTGAGTGCAGGCGTCCACTAGGGCGGGGCTCAACAGGCTGGGTTGCTGAAGGCCTGTCACCCCAGGGTCCTACTTCCAGTTCTATTGccaagtctgaggcaggaaaccAGACTCCCTGCTTACCCTTCCCTCCTGGGGtgctcacccagcctggaatagAATTTGCTCATCAGCTCCTCTGCTTGGCATAGGAAGGCATTCAGGTCAACAGGCACCAGTTTGCTGGTTCGGATGCCACTAAGCGAGTTGGGGTTTGGGCCTCCGATGAGCCAGCGTGAAGAGAAGTCCCAGCCAGACTCGGCCCCAGCCTTGAGCTCAGCCCACAGAGCCTCCCGGTctcctgtgaggacacagcagggaACCCAGCCAGTCCCGCCTGCAGGATAGGCAGCCAATGACAGGAGACCAGAGCCTGACACAGAGGTGCTCAGccaccctgcccccagccctccctcacCCTGCTGCTGCTCACCTTCCGGCAAGGTGTCAGCCAACTCTGTGTCTTTGCTGTAGGACTCAGGCCTGGCAAAGAGGAGAGGTGGGCAGCCCGGCACTAGTAGCTACTAAGCCCCTCTGTGGTCAAGAGGAGGCTGAGCCATCTTGATCCAACTGCCCTTGGGCCCCCACAGCCCAGGATTGCAGAGGGCTCTCGGTGTCACCATCTGAGAGGTCAGGCTAAGTCACTCCTCCTCCTGCCCGGGACATTGTGATGCTCTaaccagagtgaacaggtaagAGATTGAGGGGTGGGCTGTGCAGTTCCTCACCTGGGTCCCCCGTAAGGGACATAATAGCGATTCAGGAGGTAGTTCTTTCCCTCTAAGCTCACAGAGACAGTCCTGTTCTTGGTCCAAAAGTCCAATTCCAAGGCTAGCGTCTCAATGTTCTCCCTGGAGTGAAGCAGACAACACCTCAGCCCAGGCGCGCTGCCCATCCCCAGCCCTGAGAGGTCTGAGGTGGGGGGTGGGTCTGCAGAGCAGCACAAGAAGGGTGGTACCCACTGTAGGAAGGTGGTGTCGTTGGTGTGAGTCAGGTAGCAATCCATCATGAGGGTCAAGAGTGGGGGCTGGCTCCGCTGCAGGTAGTACACGCGCCCGCCATTGGGGACATGCCCATAGCTGCCAAGAGGAAGGCCTGCTGAGATGCCTTCTCCCCAGCAACTGGCACCAAGGCAATCCAGCTCCAGGCCTATGGCACACCTGCCAATCCTCCCCACCTAGGCTGGAAGTGCCTGGCCCCCTCTCACGTTTTCACCAGGTCCAAGAAGTTCTGCAGCATGCCCTTCACCGTCTCAGCCATCTCCGAGAGGAGCAGACCCTCCATGACCCAGTAGGAGTccctggggaaggggcagctTAGGCACCACCCTGCTGTCTCCCTCTGCCCTGCACACCAGCCAGTGGGGCACTCTGCCCTGCTCAAGACACCTTGCTGGCCCTGGGTTTCTGCACCACTGCCAGTCCTGCAGGCCCCCTGGTCTCTCAGGCCTGGGCGCTCACCAGTAGTAGAACTCCACAAAGCGACCGCCAGGCACAATGAAGGGGTGTTCTGAGTAGATGAGAGAGAACCGTTCAGGGTGGCTGAGAACCTCTGGCTTCATCTGGAATCAGGAGAGAGGGCAAGGGGAGCCTAGAATCCCCATGGAAGCAGAGGCCGCAGGCAGCTGGGGAATCTGAGGCCCTGGGAGTCACAGGCTTTGGAGCCAGGCAGTTGGGTTCAGCTCTGGCTCCACTGCTGCTCAGCCATGTGATAAAGGCCTGGCCGCTGGGAGCCCTGGGGTCCTCATCTGTCACCTTCTGGCCTTGGGAGTCCTGGCTCAACTTGGTGCCAGGTAGAAGACCCAACCACTCAGCCAGGCACCGGGCAGGTATCCACCAAGCAGCGGCCATTACAAAGACCCAGGGTGGGCTGGGTGGGTAAGGGGGTGCCAGCCCCCCATTTCCCCTCTACTCCCCATCCTTGCTGCCACGACCCAACCAGGCTCAGAAGATTGGCCCATCACCCCCATTCTCTGAGCCAGGTAGGGGTAAAACCCCAAACCCTTTCCCCAGGTGAGGGGATATAGATGAGCAAAGTAGCTCAGGACAGGGctgagcacagggcctggcctcaagcagcAGTAGCACTGACTCTTCCTGAGACGGAGGCCTCCTGAGAAGGAGCTCAGGGAAGGAGACAGCCCAGCAGGCAGTGAACATCTACCCAGTACTGGGCAGCCTAGAGGTGGCAGGGCAGGCTGGGGTTtcctggggaggctggggagccTTCCTGGAGGATGCGAGGCATTAGAAGTAGATGCTGCGCTTCTGATCTCAAAAGTTCTTTCTAGAGGGCTTCTATTTGGGGACCCAGGGGTCAGGAACTGGTTTCTCAGAAAAAGAAGCCCGATCTGTGCTCCGGAGACACTGTGGGCCCCAGGCACATTCCTCTCTCCAGTTCCCTTGGCCAGGCCTTGGGCAGGCCCAGGACGCTGATACCTTCTTCCCCAGCTTCTTCCAGAGCTGGTGCAGCTGCCCTGCCCAGACACGTAGTTTGGCATCTGAAATCTTCTGCAGGAACTGGGGGCTGGAAGAACACAGGCCCCCCAGGGTTCAGGGAGGCAGCTCGGTTGGAAGGGACCCTCTCTTGTTCCCCGTCCAGAGTCATACCTGTCTTTCCAGTCTGCAGGGGTCCAGGGCTGCAGCTCCTGCCCCTTGGCCTGGAAGTGTTCCTGGACAAACGCCTGCAGCTGCTCCCTGGGGATGCTGTGATTGTGGTCCCTGGACAGCTCAGTGAAGGTCTGCAGGACTTGTTCTGGAGagcaggcagcagggaggggTCAGCAGGGTGTCACAAGCCACTCCCTGATCACAGGGGCCTCTCTGCTTGTTCTTGCCCCCTGCCTTCTTTGGAGAGAAGGTTCTTTGGAGAGGAGGTTCAGCCCTAGGTGCTTCACCTGGAGCTATAGACAGTGGCATGTCCACAAACTGCTTGTCATCCTGGTAGAGCTTGGCCATTTGAACTTGGTGTAAGAGCTCCCCGTGGCAGTAAATCTCGCTGCAGAGACAGGGATAGGAGCAGGTCAGGTCACCACCAGCACCCCATTGGGACAGAAGAGAAGGCTAGAGTCTGTGGCAGACTGGTCAAGGCATGTTCCCTGGGACTGGACaagggctctgtgtgtgtgtgtgtgtgttaggagtTTGTGGGTTGGAGTGACATACAGGGCTGAGGGAACAAGTAGGGTCTTCGGGCAATAAAGTGCCTGTCTGACTGCCTGAGCCCACACTGGTGGCTAATTTGAGATGATGTAGAATAGCTGGTAGACAAAGGGAGGTTAGCACTTTAATCATACTGGTGTGGCCAATTCTCTGTACAATGGCCCTGTGTAGACTCAATCGGAAGGGCTTATGGCAGAAACCTGGGAGGTGCACTCAGTGGTGATCGCTGAGATTGGGCCAGAACATTTCCAGGCGCAGTGTATGTGTAGGTCATTTGAGAGATAATTACTAGCTGGCTCTTGAGTGTTTCCAGAAACTGCTTCCATGACGGCAGGATACAAAATAATCCTGAAACCTGAAATAGCCATAATGTCTTGGGTGATGTCACAGGAACACTCCGTAATGAAGGCAGTGCCCAGAAGAGTTTCTGAATAAAATGGAAACGGTTTATTCAGGAGCGTGCTGCTCAGGGAATGCAAGGAGGTGCTCATGGTATTCAGGAGCAGGAAGCCTCTTTCCCCCTAGGGTCAACTCTGGAAGCACCGAGGAGCTGATGGATCCTAGTGCCACATAGGGGCCCTTTGAACAGCTCTTGGTTGAATGACAAAAGCTGCTTGGTTTATAGGTAGAAAGACCTTGTTTGGAAGGCCTTTGCACTCTGACTGAGGATGGAAAATCTTTGAAGAAGGTAAGAACAAATCATCTCAGTGGATTGAATTGCGTGCTGTTTTCCTTGCAGTGGTAGAAGAATCAAATGATAAAAGCCCCTGTGTTTGGGTTTTTACTGACTCATGGGCCGTGGCCAATGGCCTGGCAGATGGGCAGTGAAAAACTGAACTACTAAAGTGTTGCCCACCTGGGGCATAACCCTATGGAAATGTAAAGGGCACATTAAAGTAGCTTTGCATATCAGGTTGTAGATGCAAATGTGCAAAATACTACAAGATGCTATATTAGAACAGAAGATGCTGTACCAGTGTGGACCACCAAGTTATATTTCTTCAGATCAAAGAACACAATTGACAGCATCTAGCGTTCAGCAACGGGGCAAGCAATACCACAGCAAATGGACATATGGTGTTGCATACCATCCTCAGAGTAGCGCTTTGATAGAAAATTAGAACAGATAGTTGAAACGTTTGCTGTCTATAGTGGGGGGAGAGAGATAAAAGCATGAAGGGGTGGCTTACATACCTTCAAAAATGTGtgctctggctgggcacggtggctcacacctgtaatcccagcactttgggaggccaaggccggtggatcagttgaggtcaggagttcaagaccagcctgggcaatatggtgaaaccccatctctaccaaaaatacaaaaaatagccaggtgtggtggcaggcgcctgtgatcccagctacttgggaggctgaggcaggagagtcacttgaacctggaaggtggaggttgcaatgagccaagatcacaccactgcactccagcctggccaacaagagcaagactctgtcttttaaaaaaaaaaaaaaaaaaaaaaaaaaaaaaagtgtgtgctCACATTCAACTTGAGAGGAGCAAAGGAGGTCTCCATTAGATTGATTCCCCTAATTTTTCTGGGGGATCTGGGAAAAGGGAGGGCGGAGTTGTTGGTATAACTATATGATTTGTTCCC
Coding sequences within:
- the TREH gene encoding trehalase isoform X1, giving the protein MPGRTWKLCLLLLLGLGLGSLEALPPPCESEIYCHGELLHQVQMAKLYQDDKQFVDMPLSIAPEQVLQTFTELSRDHNHSIPREQLQAFVQEHFQAKGQELQPWTPADWKDSPQFLQKISDAKLRVWAGQLHQLWKKLGKKMKPEVLSHPERFSLIYSEHPFIVPGGRFVEFYYWDSYWVMEGLLLSEMAETVKGMLQNFLDLVKTYGHVPNGGRVYYLQRSQPPLLTLMMDCYLTHTNDTTFLQENIETLALELDFWTKNRTVSVSLEGKNYLLNRYYVPYGGPRPESYSKDTELADTLPEGDREALWAELKAGAESGWDFSSRWLIGGPNPNSLSGIRTSKLVPVDLNAFLCQAEELMSKFYSRLGNDSQATKYRTLRAQRLAALNAVLWDEETGAWFDYDLENKKKNQEFYPSNLTPLWAGCFSDPGVADKALKYLEDSRILTYQYGIPTSLQKTGQQWDSPNAWAPLQDLVIRGLAKAPLPRAQEVAFQLAQNWIRTNFDVYSQKSAMYEKYDISNGGQPGGGGEYEVQEGFGWTNGVVLMLLDRYGDRLTSGSQLAFLEPHCLAATLLPSLLFSLLSR
- the TREH gene encoding trehalase isoform X3, with product MPGRTWKLCLLLLLGLGLGSLEALPPPCESEIYCHGELLHQVQMAKLYQDDKQFVDMPLSIAPEQVLQTFTELSRDHNHSIPREQLQAFVQEHFQAKGQELQPWTPADWKDSPQFLQKISDAKLRVWAGQLHQLWKKLGKKMKPEVLSHPERFSLIYSEHPFIVPGGRFVEFYYWDSYWVMEGLLLSEMAETVKGMLQNFLDLVKTYGHVPNGGRVYYLQRSQPPLLTLMMDCYLTHTNDTTFLQENIETLALELDFWTKNRTVSVSLEGKNYLLNRYYVPYGGPRPESYSKDTELADTLPEGDREALWAELKAGAESGWDFSSRWLIGGPNPNSLSGIRTSKLVPVDLNAFLCQAEELMSKFYSRLGNDSQATKYRTLRAQRLAALNAVLWDEETGAWFDYDLENKKKNQEFYPSNLTPLWAGCFSDPGVADKALKYLEDSRILTYQYGIPTSLQKTGQQWDSPNAWAPLQDLVIRGLAKAPLPRAQEVAFQLAQNWIRTNFDVYSQKSAMYEKYDISNGGQPGGGGEYEVQAHISSACLCPG
- the TREH gene encoding trehalase isoform X2, with protein sequence MPGRTWKLCLLLLLGLGLGSLEALPPPCESEIYCHGELLHQVQMAKLYQDDKQFVDMPLSIAPEQVLQTFTELSRDHNHSIPREQLQAFVQEHFQAKGQELQPWTPADWKDSPQFLQKISDAKLRVWAGQLHQLWKKLGKKMKPEVLSHPERFSLIYSEHPFIVPGGRFVEFYYWDSYWVMEGLLLSEMAETVKGMLQNFLDLVKTYGHVPNGGRVYYLQRSQPPLLTLMMDCYLTHTNDTTFLQENIETLALELDFWTKNRTVSVSLEGKNYLLNRYYVPYGGPRPESYSKDTELADTLPEGDREALWAELKAGAESGWDFSSRWLIGGPNPNSLSGIRTSKLVPVDLNAFLCQAEELMSKFYSRLGNDSQATKYRTLRAQRLAALNAVLWDEETGAWFDYDLENKKKNQEFYPSNLTPLWAGCFSDPGVADKALKYLEDSRILTYQYGIPTSLQKTGQQWDSPNAWAPLQDLVIRGTHFISLPMPRINHRSLFAESQLHAHVKELSALSAPKAPSQHLYSDLDICLLLWSILHPQFLPFLTSPKRNGLPCR